In Beijerinckiaceae bacterium, the sequence GGCGACATTGGCGATGCGCATCGCCAAGGATGGAATTTTAGGCTGCAAATCGAACTGAAGCCCAACCTGATGAAGCCGCTCAGCTAGAAAAACCGGCGCCGCCACTTTCGCACCAGCCCCCATGGCGTCAAGTTTGGAAACCGCGATCGTTCTGCCATTGAGACGCGCGCCCTCGCCTTTGATCGCGACATAGGTTTCGCCCAGCGCCGGGGCGTGCACAATGCCGATGAGCGGACGACCGAGTTCCACCAGGGCCACCGCGACGGCCCAGCTGCGGTGCCCGGTCATGAAACCGCGCGTGCCGTCGATCGGATCGACGATGAACACCAGATCTTTCGAAAGCCGCGCCGAGCTATCCTCGGTTTCCTCGGAAAGCCAGCCCGCCTCCGGGAGGAGAGCCGCCAGATGCTGCTTTAAATATTGATCGACGAGATAATCTGCTTGAGTAACAGGCGAGCCGCCTTTTTTGTGCGAAATCCCGGCGTTGGTAGCCTCGCCCGGCCGAAAATAGGCCAGCGCCAGCTCTCCGGCGCCCCGGGTAGCTTCCACGAAGGAGGCGACAAGGCCCTCCCGATGCGAGATCGAAACCAAAGCCATTTGCCAGAAATGAGGACAGGTTCTCCCGCTTATCCTGCTGCAGTGCGGGAAACAAGCATTTCCAAGGCGTGCCCTCTTTCGCCGTTCTTGAATTCTCGACCCGACAAGCGTTGCAAAAATATCGACGAAAACTGGTTTACTCTTGATTCACCTAAGAATTTAGCGATTTGGATCCGCTCCCAACCCAAACTCGTCTTTTCATGAAGTCAGAGGTCAATCGCTCAAATGCAAACGGCACAACTCCCCTTCGGCCAAGTCTTCGCGGCACAGCTTGCCGAGGATGCGCGCGCGGATGGCGGACGGCGCATGATTCTCCTTGGACCGCGCTACGTCACGATCAAGCGGCGCCTCCAAGGAGTGAAAATGCATCTCCGTGTGCCGGTCCAGAACTATCTGGGGGTTGTTCTCTCCTGCGAAAAACGGGGCGACCGGGCGTTCTTTCGCGTGCATCTTTCGCATTGCGATCCCGAACTCTGCGTGACATTGCGCGAGTCGAGCGATCAAAGCGACAGCATCGAGGCATGGCACCATTGGGCGGCGTTCTTCACCATGCCCGCCCTTGTCGAAAGCGGCCGCCGCCGGTGGGAAGTTTTGACATTCTGCCCCCGCGCCCCCGCCGGTTCCATGCCGGCCCTTCCGCCTGTCCGGCGCCCCGGCAGGACACGGCGGCGAACGCTGCTTCGAAACAGAGGACGGTGCCGGCGATAAGCCTAGACTAATCGGGGCGGCAGTACTGATGGCCACGAATGATTCGACAGCAATGAATCAAAATGGGCCGGCAAATAAGACGGGTGCGTCTTCGTTGAAGTCACACTCCAGGTAGTTCAATTCCAAACGGCGGAAAGACTATGGACCTTGCACTTGATCCGCTGGTGGCGGCTGGCGTTTTAGGCTGCACCGCCGTCACCGACGCGGCCTATGTTCTTTTCACGGCGGCGGTCTTGGCACGGCGGCGGGTCTGGGCCGCGAACTGGAGCGCCATCTGGTATCTCCTGTCCGCCTTTGCGGTGATCAGCTATACCCACAATGCGATCTACGTGCTGTTTGCCGCCGCTGGTTCATGGCTGGGGGCCTTCGCCTCGGTGAGCTGGCTGGGGCGAAAGACTTCTTGACAGGAACGCGGGCACTGCTCAGCTTCCCCTTCCGGTGTTGCCGCAATCCCACACTTCGTCTTTCCTTCCTGGCCCGTGCGATATTGTCGCAGTTTCGACGCAATGCGGCGACGATTATGTGGGGCGCGGCAAAGTCCCCCCTTTGTTGACGCGCAACAAGCTTCAGGCAACCGGGTTAAGCAATGATCCATTCATCGCGCCGGGATCGCAGGGCGAAGGCAATTGCGGAAGTGTTGGCGATGATTGCCGGCGCTCAGCCAGAACGAATTCCATGTCCGCCGCGTACGCTCTACAAGAGCGGCCAATGGCTGAAGGAGAGCGCCACAAGATTTAGCGCAAACTTGGACGCCGATCAGGCTGCACAAATTAAAAGAGGCAATTAATACGCTGCCTCTTCTTCTCCACCTCCGTATAGCGCCCCTCCATCCAAGCGCTGAGGTGGCGAATAGGCCGCGACAAAAGCCGCGGCAAATTATTCACGTCGGTCAAACCCCATTGACTTGGCAGTCCCAACCGATGAGCGTCGGTGTCGTCGAGCGTTCAGATAGCTTCTGTACGATCAGCTCAAGTCCAAAACCTTCTGTGAGACTCATGCTGAACGCCCTCGTTTTTTTGGTGCTGACGCTCGCGATTGCGGTGGTTGTCTTTGGCCGCCTAGGCAAGCTTCTGGTATTCGACTTTCGCTTGACCGTCCTTTCCGTGGTCCTCGGACTGCTAGCATTGCTGTATGTATATTGGAAATCGCGGCCTTGAGCCGCCGCGCTTCGGCTGCCTCTTCTTTCACGGGCGATTTAGATGATCGGCATCTCCCTCGGGGCCAGCGGCGTCATTTTGATAGAATTTCAAAACCTTGCTCGGTAAAGATCTTTGTCGCCGCCTGGGACGACAAATAGGCCAGGAAATTCACCGCATCGGGGTTTTTCGACGTTTCTACAATGGCTGCCGGATAGATGATCGGGCTGTGGCTCGAGGCCGGAAAGATACCGATGAGTTTCACCTTCGGTTCCGCCTTGGCATCGGTTTTATAGACAATTCCGAATTTTGCTTCGCCGCGGGCCACAAGATTTAATGCGCTTCTGATGTTGTCGGCCTGAGCGAGCTTGGGTTCCACGCTCTCGAAAACCCCCAGCTTCTCTAAGGCTTCCTTGGCATAAATGCCGCCCGGACAGGAAGCGATGGTGCAAACCGCTATTTTGCCATCGCCGGTCGCGCCGGCAAGATCGAAACCTTGCGCAATTTTGAGGGTGCTGTTGGCGTCGGCAGGTTCGATCAGAACCAGCTGATTGCCTAGAAGATTGCGGCGCGTCGCTTTTCGGATGAGCTTATTTTTTTCCAGATAGTCCATCCACTGGAGATCGGCTGAAATGAAGATATCGGCCGGCGCACCTTGCTCGATTTGTTTTGCGAGCACGGCAGAGGAGGCATAAGCGATCGACACCGTCTTGCCGCTGTCGGCTTTCCAAGCGGCGGCGGCCGAATCCAGCGCTGTTTTCATACTGGCGGCTGCGAAAATCATGGGGCCCGCCGCATTGGACGACGCGCCTTGAGGCTTGGCGGCTTCCACGGCAACACCGGCCCGCGGAGCGGCTATTGCCGCAATTGCCAAACCGAACAGCAGAGCAACCATTCCGCGGCGCGTGGCCGCCCTCATCCATCTCGCCTTGTGCATTTAAGAACTTCCCGTGTTTGGTCTTTATGAAGTCGAAATCCGTTAGGCAAAGCCACCAAAACAAGGAGGAACGAGCGGCCGCCGTGTTGGAAATGTCGTCGCCTCAAAATTTTCGAGGACCAATCTAATAGTACGTCATATATTTAATTCATACAACCGAAAGCAGTTGAATTTCGTGAAAATCTGCCAGTCTTTCCGGCCGCTGACCTCTCAGGATTTTAAGGTGATGTGAACCGGTTTTGGGCGCCGGCCTGAAGAAGACGATCTGGTCATTGGCTTGGATCACGATGATTTTGGATTGACTCAATCCAAAATCATGAACGTGAATCGATTCCAAAAGTTTAGAGCGGGATGCTGTCGGAAAACCGGTTTTCGCTTTTCCTCATGCCGCTCTAAAAGCCACCAGACCAGAGTTTTGGAAACGTGCTGGTGGCAACGCGTTTCAAGCGGGCCACCATGAACTCTCAACTACAACAATCCCGCAGCGGAAAGACTGTGGACGCGGAATGGTCTTTCGCGACGGCGCCAGGATGCCCTAGGGAAAATACGTCTGTTGGGCTCACTCGCTCCTGGAGGATTTCGTTCCCAGCAAAGCATTTTTATTGCCGATCGCAGATCCGCCTGGAGCGCTTCCCGATCAGATGGAATCATCTGATCGAAAAGGAAACGCTCAAGTTCAACGAGTTGGAGCATGTTCTAATCGAAAAAGTCGGTCAACTTTTTCGGAACATGCTCTAGAACCCCGTTTGCGTTATCTCCGGCACCACCAGTCCCTTGGTGGTCACGACAACCCACCTGTCACCATGCCGTTCAATGGCAAGGATCCGCACGGCGTCAGGTAGCATGCTGCCCCGCCTTACAACGTGAAGGCCTCGAGTACCTTGCAGGAGCGCCGCACCCTTGTGGACAAATCGTACGACATATTTTCCTGCGGCCCCCCGCGACTTTCCACGGCCGTCCTCAACTGTAGGTACAGCCCGCGCCCCGCCGAGGCCGCCGCGATGAATTGAACCCGTCACGCATTCAGCGAGGCGGCAATTCTCCGTGGCGGCGATCGCTCTAGGATGGGGCCTGTTATGCGCCTTCTGTCCAAAACTTTCCGGATTGACGCGTTCATCAAGCTTCAACGGATGCTGGACCTGGCTGATCATAAGACCTGCGAAAACAGCCGAGCCGACGGCGGCGCCAACGCCAATGGCAGCCAATGCTCGATCGGCCACGACCGCAAGCACCTTTCCTGGATAAATGTTCAAGCCGTCGAATAGAAGCCTCACCTTAGGCCATCCTTTTCTCGTCCTGATGAGGCATGATGCGGTAAAGCGCTCTTGCAGCGCCTCTTTCCTGCTTCTGCCGATGATACAACGGACCGTCGGCATCGCAGCGCATTGCCAATTCCGAGCCCTTGCTCCCATGCGCGAGAGCCCTAGGCAATGAACTCTTGCGCGTCTTCAAGCGATGGGAAATGGCGGCGGCCAAGCATCGTCTCTATTTCGACGCTGCCATCCATGAAAAGCACGTAAGCCCGGTCCTTCAGCCAGCCCCGTTCAACAATTTTTCTTTGCTGCGAACCGGACGGACCAGGGTTCGCGCGGGAAGGCGCGTTCGCGCGCTCAAGCACCGAAGCGAAGAACCTCTGCAACGCCCCAAAACCCGTCTGCAATGCGCCGAGAATTGCTATCCCAAATCCGCTGAGAATGGTGCACATGGCGATGCTTGGAACATTGACAAATGCACCGCTCGATCTGCCGGTGATACTTAACAGAAGTTCGCTTATCTGGGGTGCCGAGAATAAGAGCGCCCATCCCATCGCCACGATCATAAAGCCGGACCAGGTCAATCTGTCAAAAGTCATCGAAAGCTCCATTGTTGGATTTAATTGCTAGAAAACCTTTTTCATCTCCAAACTCCGGCTTCACTCCCTGCGAGGCATCCGAAATTGCCGTAACCATCCCCTCGCTCCAGCGCTTGACCCTTGAGCACTTGCGCGCCTTACTTTGAGATTTCGCGCTTGGCTACATAGGTGAACTCTTCAACCAACAGGTCCTTGACGACCTCTCCGCCGAGACGCTGATTGATTTTTTTCACAAGTGACTTTGTCAGGCCTTGAAGATCGTATTTCTCGAGATGATTGAAGTTCAAATCTGTGGAATAGAGCGTGCGAAACGCCTCGTCGGTTATGAAACTGTCCGGAGGCACGGACAACGCCCGCAGGGCGCTAGGATCGGCAAGATAGGTAAATTGCGCGACGATATATCCCTCCAGAGTTCCATTCGCGATTATTGGGACATTAATTGGAACCATTTTTTTATGCTCGAGATCCGTGGTTACTTTGTTGGGCGTCACCGGTTCGCCGTTCGTTGTTTTCAACATCACGGTCACATAGCTCGACGCCAGGGTCACAAGCATGATCCATAGGCACCCGCCTATTAACCGCTTCATCGCGTCTTTCCGTGCGCGCCAAGTTCTGCCGTATAAGTTCCGTCGGATTCATGCTCTTGGATCGCCCGAGCAATGATCGTCGCGACCGCTGCGCTGGCCGACATATGCATCTGGAGAACCCTGAGATTCTTCTGTAACTTCAGACGCAAGTCTCCCAATCGCGTCTTCGCGTCAAAGCCCAGGGCTGCGAGATCGAGCCCCCGCATTGCAGCCATTGTCCGGCTGAGTTCGAGCAATCCTTGGCTTTTCTTATGATTGAATTCCGTGAGCGCGATCGACTGATGCTGCCCCAGCAATTCGGTTTCAAGCTCGAGGATCCGCTCAAGCCGCTCAACTGTATCGACGAATGAAGCGAAGACCGCCGATGCCTCAGCAACCCGTTCGTTCCCACCTGGACATTGAACGGCCGACAGAAGAAATGCGCGACTCTCGACTCTAACGGAATCGGGCGTTTGGCTTTCAAGTCGAGGCGTAGCCTTGTCGAACATCAAAATTCACAATCGATGTTTGATTGCGTTTTGACTTCGCTCGGTGTCGAATCTGACAGGGGTGCTCCCGAGATTGATGTTTTTCCCAATTTGCGTCGCCAATTGATCGGCCAACATGGACCTCCAAATATCGCCCGCGGTGCCCTCACCGAATGACTCCTTTGGAAGCATGCTTTCCAAGAGGTTCTTCAACACAAGCTGTTCCAAGCCCTTATAGGCTTTTGTCCGAGCATCGACCTGAGGCAGCACCGCGCCGGGCTTGGCGCCACCTGATTCCAATGCCTTTGTCAAAGCGGCGCGACCGGCATCCGCGTTGCTGAGCACCCTATCAAATTCCCCTTGGAAGGATGGACTGGCAGCTGCGGCGCGCAAGAGCCTTTCCGCCGCGGCCTGCGAATTCACAGGGTCGGCCGCCCTTGCCACGTCAAGCACAATGTCTGAAACCGGGTTGATCGACACCAGCTCATCTCCGACGTTCAGGTTTCACGCCTGTCAGTTTGGCTCGCCGAGCTTGCGGGAAGCTGATGATCCATGCCTCAAAGCCGCTTCGATGGCCTCGGTCAGCCGATTTGCCTCCGCCGTCTTTCGAGCTGCATGTTCGCAAGCGGCAACAATGCGCTCGGCGCAACGCAGGCGCCCTCGTTCTTCTCGAAACTGGACCCTTTGCGTTTCTATCTTGCTAGCAATTGCTGACTTCGCCTCGGCCAACGCCTGCAACCGGCACATCATGGCAGCCGCAAAGAGCCCCGTAAAAGCGGACTCTCCATCCATGAAGCGGATCAAGTCCCGATGCCGATCCCCCACAGCCGCCGCTTGCGCTTCGAGATCGACCAGATTCCACGCGGCAAGCCGGTCGAGTTGAAACTGTACAGCCAAGATGCGGCGCGCCGTCCGAAGCCTCTCATTCATCGGCTTCGCCTTGTGGAACCTCGCAGACAGGCTGGGCACGCGCTCGCACTCCGCCACGTTCAAAGCCACCGTCCCCGTATGAGCGACAGAGCATCTTCCTACCCCGTGAGAAGCCAGGTCGCGAAGGCGGCGTTGAAAATTTGCAAAAATGGTTTGCAGATGACGTAAAATAGCATCATTCCACCCGCGATCACGGCCGGCACCGTAATAAAGTAGAGCGGGATCTGCGGGACCAATTTAGCGGCAACGCCGACTGCCAAATTGATGATCAAGGCGTAGACGATGAACGGACTGCTGATCCGCAATGAGATCAAAAATGTTTTCGCGAGGCAATCGCTGACCTGCACCAGTTCGAACCGAGGGTTGAAAAGGCCTGTTACCGGAATCGCCGTATAGGATTCGCAAAGGCCGCGCAAAACTTCCCAATGCAGATTGGTCACGAATAGCAATGTCGTCGCGGTGATCATGATCAGGGATGTGATCGCCGGCAATGGCTCACTCTCTTCAATGGGGACGGCCAGAGCACTTGCCAGTCCAATCGACATCGCGATGACCCCCGCGAGGGTTTCGAGGGCACCGAAAAATATCCGCCCAAGAAAGCCGATAAACACGCCGATCAGTGTTTCCGACGCGATCAGCGTGGTGAGCGACAGGGGATCCAAACCCGACAGGCGTTTGCC encodes:
- the modA gene encoding molybdate ABC transporter substrate-binding protein, encoding MRAATRRGMVALLFGLAIAAIAAPRAGVAVEAAKPQGASSNAAGPMIFAAASMKTALDSAAAAWKADSGKTVSIAYASSAVLAKQIEQGAPADIFISADLQWMDYLEKNKLIRKATRRNLLGNQLVLIEPADANSTLKIAQGFDLAGATGDGKIAVCTIASCPGGIYAKEALEKLGVFESVEPKLAQADNIRSALNLVARGEAKFGIVYKTDAKAEPKVKLIGIFPASSHSPIIYPAAIVETSKNPDAVNFLAYLSSQAATKIFTEQGFEILSK
- a CDS encoding 3'(2'),5'-bisphosphate nucleotidase CysQ, with product MVSISHREGLVASFVEATRGAGELALAYFRPGEATNAGISHKKGGSPVTQADYLVDQYLKQHLAALLPEAGWLSEETEDSSARLSKDLVFIVDPIDGTRGFMTGHRSWAVAVALVELGRPLIGIVHAPALGETYVAIKGEGARLNGRTIAVSKLDAMGAGAKVAAPVFLAERLHQVGLQFDLQPKIPSLAMRIANVASGALDAGFASANSHDWDIAAADLILHEAGGRLASLDGCAIVYNLRDTRHGLLTAAPAQIHAEVTAAARQAMIGARP
- a CDS encoding flagellar type III secretion system protein FliR, whose protein sequence is MKEIGPDLVLTVFILFCRIGGCLMLMPGFSSQRIPVHVRLFVAFSVTLALAPLLSLEVGKRLSGLDPLSLTTLIASETLIGVFIGFLGRIFFGALETLAGVIAMSIGLASALAVPIEESEPLPAITSLIMITATTLLFVTNLHWEVLRGLCESYTAIPVTGLFNPRFELVQVSDCLAKTFLISLRISSPFIVYALIINLAVGVAAKLVPQIPLYFITVPAVIAGGMMLFYVICKPFLQIFNAAFATWLLTG